Sequence from the Burkholderia sp. GAS332 genome:
AGATTTCAAGTTGGGAGACGCGTGGGCTGGCAACACGGTTAACACGGTCATATTTCGTCACCACGGCATCCTCACTCATCAAGGCAAGCAATTTACCGCCTTCTATGTGGATACCAACACACTGCGCCTCGTGCAACGCGACCTGGAAACAGATAGCTTCGAGACTTACGATATCGGTGGCACTTACAATCTCTCCGATGCTCACAACACCATAAGTCTCGGCGTGGATCGTGCCAATCACCTTCATATGTGCTACGACCACCATGCCACTCAACTTCGCTACCGACGGAGCATTCGACCCAATGACATTTTGAGTTGGAGCGACGAGTTGCCCATGACGGGCATGGCGGAAGACAGGGTCACGTATCCCTCATTCATACAACCTCATCATGGATTTCCACTGACCTTACTTTATCGTGATGGTGGGCACAACAGAGGTAACGCACGCCTCAAATTCTATGATGAATTGCTGAAAAACTGGACGGACGTCTCCCTGCCTATTCTCAGCGGTAGCGAGTCAAAGCCGTGGACAAGCAACGCCTACTGGAATCATCCAGCTATCGGCAGTGACGGTAGTCTGCACCTTAGCTTTGTGTGGCGAACCCATACGCTAGGCAAGGAAGAGCGGATAAACAACATTAATATCGGTTACGCCTGCTCGCCGGATGGTGGATTGAGCTGGTTTACCTCCAGAGGGCGGAGTTACCAATTGCCTATCACTCAGGTCAATGCGGAGACCGTGCATCCAGTTTCTCCGGGCAGCAACTTGATGAACCAGTGCAGCATGGCGCTTGACGGTCGTAACAATCCGCATATCGTTTTCTATGCGGACGACGCCAATGGTATTCCGCAATACCAGCATTTGCGATTTGACGGACACCGATGGCATCACCAGATCATATCGCGACGGACCCAAGCTTTTGTCTTGCAGGGAGCCGGTACTTTGCAAATTCCGATAAGCCGCCCCGAAATCGTGATTGACCGGCAGGACAATGCCTATGTCATTACTCGAGGGGATCATAGCCAGGGACGGATGGTCGCCACTTTTCTTGCGAGCCCTAGCTACGAATGGTTTCCTGAAAATGTCGAAGTTTTATGGGATGAAGATGTGGGTCTTTCCGAACCCGTTATTGACCGCATGCGTTGGGAGCAAGACAACGTGCTGAGCCTGCTTTTGCAGTACAACGAACAGCCCGATCATGAGGGCGGCCCGCAAACGTCAGATCGGCCGGTCATGCTTGCCGACATTCAATTTGCAACCGCTTAGCCATAAAATTAGAGAGATAAGGTGCGTCAAGTGAATCTACTAAAAAAGGCGAACAAGGAATTTGTCGGGCTCGATTATGAAACTGCTTATAAATCCTATCAGGCAGCGATCGAAGCTATGCCAGAACTGGCAAGCGTCATCAACTTCAACATCGAGTTGATGCGCAGGCGCGGGTACGAGCTCACTCCTCCTGTTGTCGCAGAAAAGAAAACTGAGAACAATGTGGTTCCGCCGATCGTCAGAAAGCTGCCGATTACGGTTCTGATCATCACGTGGGACGTCGGCCACAACTGTTTAGGGCGATCCTATATGCTTGCCGAGGTGGTCGAGCGTATTGCCCGACACTCGCTGCTAGTGGGCTTCCAGTTTCCTAAATACGGCAGCAATGTATGGGAGCCTGTCCGCGAAGGCCGACTTCCAGTTATTACCTTGCCAGGTTCCAACCTGCCTGAGTTTCATCAGAGCCTTGAGCGCATTTCGGCGCGCATTAAACCGGACATTGTCATTGCGTGCAAGCCGCGTCTGCCCTCTGTCGCACTTGGCATGATGATCAAGGAAAAATGGGGCTGTCCGCTCATCATTGATGTGGACGATCACGAGCTTTCATTTTTTAAAAACCAGAATGAGCTGAATGCGCAGGACTTGTTATCTTTACCTGCCGGCGAGATAGCCAATGTCACCGAGCCTTATGCGGAATTGTGGACGCGATTCACGGAGAGCCTCTGCAAAGCCGCAGACGGAATTCTTGTATCGAACGTCGCCTTACAGAAGAAATTTGGTGGAATAATCGTTCCTCACGTAAGGGATGAAAACAGATTCGACCCGTCGAAATATGACAAGCTAAAAATTCGCAGTCAGTACGCGGTACCAGTCGACGCTAAGGTTGTTTTATTTTTTGGAACACCGCGCGTCCACAAAGGAATCAACATTCTCGCCGAGGCAGTGAGCAAGGTGGCCGATCCGGGTTTCCGGCTGGTTTTAGTAGGCACCCCGACCGACAAAAGCGTTTATGCCCAGTTGGACCGATTGGCTATGGGGCGAATCATTTATCTTCCCAACCAGCCTTTCGCGGCTATCCCGGAAATCCTCGCCATGGCTGACATTGTTTGTCTTCCCCAGGACGAAGAGCATGCAATCTCCAAGTTTCAACTTCCTGCAAAGGCGATTGATGCCGTCGCAATGGGCATCCCCTTATTAGTCAGCAATACCCAACCGCTGATGCAATTGGTTGAGGATCAGGTTGCAGAGCTTGTCAGTGTCAAGGACATACCCGCTGCGCTGGAGCGTCTGGCGGGAAAGAAAGAGAGAGTCCAGCAGTGGCAGGACGACGTTCGCGGAAAATTTCTTGGTCGCTATAGCTACACCGCCGCCGCCAGCCAATTACGGCAGTTATTTCAACAGTCCCTGTCACGCAATACGCGAGGCGGCGGCCCGTGGGCGAACGGATTTCATTCAGTAATGCGGCATGCGTTAAGTGCGCATAAGGTGGCTGCTTCGGAACCTCGCGAACATGGTTTTGATATCGTATTGTTCTGGAAACAAAACGATACGAAGCTATACGGCCGTCGTCACGACATGGTAATCAAATACCTTTCGTCGCGACCTGACGTGCGTAAAGTGGTTATTTTCGATGCACCCATATCCGAGTTCGATTTAATTCAGCGTCAACAATCACGTGATGAAGCCAGTCAGCATCGCTGGATCTACGTGAGTACCTATGAAAAATTGTTGGGAAAGCACGACTCACAGAAGACCTCGTACAACGTGTTCGTCTATCCTCCCGGAAAATATAGACGCAATGATTCGGAGCTGACGAAGCCGGATTTGCATGATGGATATTTCCCGTACGTCAGCGATGTGCTGAAGCGGGAGGGGGTGAATGCGGCCGAATCGATCTTCTGGATTTACCCGAAGAATTACTCTGCGCCGGCACTTATCGACTATTTCAAGCCGATGAAAGTTGTGGTTGACGTCGTGGATGACCATCGGGCGTGGCCAGACGTCTCGGCTGCCGAGCATCAGCGTCTGACGGATAATTACAGGCTCACGTTGGCAAAGGCTGATATGGCTTTTGTCAATTGCGAACCGATGGTCGGCGCCATGAAGCCGTTTTACCCCGCAATTCGTCTTGTCCCGAATGGTTGTGATGCAAATCCGTCTAAAATGGAACCGAGAGATAGTGCGGAATTCGAGGCGTTCAAGTCATGGAGCGGGAAAACTATAGGCTTCGTGGGAAATCTTGAGAAGAAGATCGATATTCCTCTTCTGGAGAAAATCGCGAAACGTTTTACAGATTATCAGATCGTGCTTATAGGTTCGACACATTCGAATCCCGATGTACTGCGGCTCAAGCAGTATCCTAACGTGCGGCTGGCAGGAGTGGTGCCTTACGATGAAGTTGGTGCCTGGGTCTCCCGATTTGATGTGGGGATTATTCCTCATTTGAATCTTGAAATGACGCAAAACATGAACCCACTGAAGCTATATGTTTACCTGTCATGGAATGTTCCGATCATCTCCACGGAGATATTCAACGTCGATCGTGGGGCGCGCGCGTTGCGCATCGCTGGCTCTCATGATGAATTTCTAAGTCAGATTTCCGCTGTTATGCAAAATGGAAAAATCGCTGCTGAGAATATGCTTGGTTATGTTCAGCAGAATAGCTGGAACAAAAGATTTGAAAAACACGTGGACGAATTACTTGGCGAAATATTTGAAAACCACGTGGACGAACTGCTAGCCGCTCATTAATGATGTGTCACGACGCTTTTTTTCGAGGTTGAACGTCACGGTGAACTAGGGATGTTTAGCATTCGTCGCAGCGTAAGCTCGCAGATTGTCGGCGGCTCTTATTCGATAGTAGCGTATAAATTTTCAGGGACTTTTTTTTATGTTTAATTTTCTTGGCATGTTGCTCAAAGGGCGGCAGTCGAAACATCTGGTTCTTTTGATGCTGGTCGCTGGTGCTCCTCTTGCCTCGGCAAGTGATTCGGAAGATCTCTTCCACAATCAAGGGGACTGGGCGAAGAGTTGTTTCGCCGCACTTCCTGCCCCTGCGAAGCAGGAAGTGCAGCCGGAGCTATTCCCGGTCGTGATACATGGTACGCCGGGTCGAAACTTCGGCTCCGAGCAGCTTTTTGCACCCGTCGTATCCATTGCGTATCCACTGGCAAATCTAGGTTCTGCTTGTATGACAGGCGACCATGCCGCTTGCCAGCAATTCTCCGATTGGGTTGGGAAGTTGGCTGACACAGACGCCCTGCATTTTGATCGCGAAAAGCATAAAGATAGCCAATCGTCGCTGGTCACGGGCGAGTTGTCGGGTAACAGCACGCTCAGGCCTATCGCCATTTATACGTCGATACTGCGACGGCATAATCTGATCACACTGACTAATCGCAGCACCGTATTCGACTGGATGCGTCGCCGCACGCAGGAATACTCGCATATATCGGGAAAAGAGAGCGAGTCTCAACTTGCACAGAATCTGGTGCTGAATTCTGCAGTTACCCAGTTAGAAGTGGGCATTACGACGTCGGACCCGTCACTGACAAACCCGGCGGAAAAGGTCTATCGCGCTTATATCGATACCATGAGGGCAGACGGAAGTTTCCCGGCAGAATCTCAACGTGGTCAGTCCGCGTTGAAATACGAAAATGACGCAATTGGGTTGCTGGTACTTGTTGCGGAAACTGGACTCGTAAATGGTGCCGACCTTTATGCGTATAAAGGGCCGAACGGAGATATTCATACGGCTATAAAATTCTGGCTTGATGCGTTGCAAAACGAAAATTTGATTGCGCCCTATGCAGCGGCCAATGTCGCGCCAACGGACGCCGCTCAGCCGGGCGGAAAGCAGGCGCTCAATTTTATGAAGCCTCAAAGAGATATGGTGCAGCTGGGATGGATTATCCCTTACGTCAAACATTTTCCGGATAGTGAAAACACCAAAATTATCCGCCTTTTGGTGGCTCACGGCGAGATTCCAGTCCTGAATAACTATGATAGTTTATTAACTGTTTACCCGAAATGCGTGTGGGGAACGCCAGCGGGATTGGTAAAAAACCCATAATCTTCGGATCAGTGATTACGATGTTTGGTTCAAAAGAAACGATCCTGATGAACCTAAGTCGATGAAGAATCGCTTATGCTACTCACTATTGGAAAGTTTGCGATGCGCTGCGAAGTCAAAGGAATATTTGAAATTGTCAAGGAGAAAGGACTTGAATATAGAGTGCTTTCGCCGGCTGTCGATTATTTGCGGCCATCGATAGCTCGATTTACGAACATAAATGAATTTAAGTTTGATAGATCTGACTATCTCGAGTCGCAATATAAAAATCGAAAAATTTCGGTTGATCCGTGTATATGCGTGGATCTGCGGGACGTTATTGTTCTGTTGGACGGAACCATCATTGTCGATGGTTGCATTGTAAAAGATAGCGTTCCCGGGGTGGTTGTGAAGCAGCGGCAGCGCTATAAGCTACTGAGCCCGGTTGACAGTGATGCATGGGAAGTCGACGTCTCAGGCATTGTCAATTCACCGGTCGAGCTCGCAGTATGCACCACCCGTTATGGTATCCAGTACTATGGGTATTGGCTTGCCGAAATTCTGCCTCGTCTTTACGCCGCGCGGAGCGAAATTCCTCCGAACGCCAGCATTTTGATGCCTGCGAACTTTGCATCCCCCCATGACGGTCAGTCGTCTGGCGTGTGGACGGCGATCCAGCAGTCGCTCGAACTCGCCGGGATCGCTTTTGGGTCTGTCATTTCTCTTCCCGAAGCGGGTATGCGTATTCCTAGGCTGCGCTACGTTACCAAGATGGGTCCGACAGACCGAAAAGCGCCAGCCATTTTTGAATGTTTTCGCGAACTGTCAGGACGGATTGGAGCACGGACGAGCGATCGTCGAATCTATGTAACGCGCCATGATGTAGCGGACCGTCGTGTGCATAATGAGGACGAGGTTATGTCTCTGCTTGGCAAGCATGGCTTTGAATACATCCGCGTCTCGGAATATGATTTTGCCGGCCAGGTGGAGTTGTTTTCTTCAGCTTCCGTAATTGCTGGCCCTTTGGGTTCGGCTTTGACGAACATCGCATTTGCGCGCTCAGGTACGGCCATTCTTCCCATGATTCCTGCTCATTGGGACGACATGTTTTTCTACGACCTCGCGGCTTTGGGTGGAATGTACTGGTATGAAGTTCGTGGGCCCTTGAGCACGAACGTCCACAAGTTGTATCACCGAAACGATTTCGAGGTCGATTTGCCGACGCTTCGGCGAGCGTTAGCCCTAATCGAAGAAGACTCCGACCGTACAAGGCCGGTTAGATC
This genomic interval carries:
- a CDS encoding Alginate lyase, producing MFNFLGMLLKGRQSKHLVLLMLVAGAPLASASDSEDLFHNQGDWAKSCFAALPAPAKQEVQPELFPVVIHGTPGRNFGSEQLFAPVVSIAYPLANLGSACMTGDHAACQQFSDWVGKLADTDALHFDREKHKDSQSSLVTGELSGNSTLRPIAIYTSILRRHNLITLTNRSTVFDWMRRRTQEYSHISGKESESQLAQNLVLNSAVTQLEVGITTSDPSLTNPAEKVYRAYIDTMRADGSFPAESQRGQSALKYENDAIGLLVLVAETGLVNGADLYAYKGPNGDIHTAIKFWLDALQNENLIAPYAAANVAPTDAAQPGGKQALNFMKPQRDMVQLGWIIPYVKHFPDSENTKIIRLLVAHGEIPVLNNYDSLLTVYPKCVWGTPAGLVKNP
- a CDS encoding BNR repeat-containing family member; the encoded protein is MTEKPTSTFDATLIKSDIRSAAMIEIQSEQRFVPYDEYLLERAHTQWQFGDWGSLAQLDCNTAQNHPDRAKLAVLMAAARLQLGQLVQARQFIWLAREWGASKKLICQILVSGVHNSLGRAAAIAGNSKCAIGHFESAIRAGTPGGDRLLLTKARVNQQYHDLGLPAAGLDDELSGAPVSQKLLRRIRGFSVNRLADFKLGDAWAGNTVNTVIFRHHGILTHQGKQFTAFYVDTNTLRLVQRDLETDSFETYDIGGTYNLSDAHNTISLGVDRANHLHMCYDHHATQLRYRRSIRPNDILSWSDELPMTGMAEDRVTYPSFIQPHHGFPLTLLYRDGGHNRGNARLKFYDELLKNWTDVSLPILSGSESKPWTSNAYWNHPAIGSDGSLHLSFVWRTHTLGKEERINNINIGYACSPDGGLSWFTSRGRSYQLPITQVNAETVHPVSPGSNLMNQCSMALDGRNNPHIVFYADDANGIPQYQHLRFDGHRWHHQIISRRTQAFVLQGAGTLQIPISRPEIVIDRQDNAYVITRGDHSQGRMVATFLASPSYEWFPENVEVLWDEDVGLSEPVIDRMRWEQDNVLSLLLQYNEQPDHEGGPQTSDRPVMLADIQFATA
- a CDS encoding Glycosyltransferase involved in cell wall bisynthesis; protein product: MRQVNLLKKANKEFVGLDYETAYKSYQAAIEAMPELASVINFNIELMRRRGYELTPPVVAEKKTENNVVPPIVRKLPITVLIITWDVGHNCLGRSYMLAEVVERIARHSLLVGFQFPKYGSNVWEPVREGRLPVITLPGSNLPEFHQSLERISARIKPDIVIACKPRLPSVALGMMIKEKWGCPLIIDVDDHELSFFKNQNELNAQDLLSLPAGEIANVTEPYAELWTRFTESLCKAADGILVSNVALQKKFGGIIVPHVRDENRFDPSKYDKLKIRSQYAVPVDAKVVLFFGTPRVHKGINILAEAVSKVADPGFRLVLVGTPTDKSVYAQLDRLAMGRIIYLPNQPFAAIPEILAMADIVCLPQDEEHAISKFQLPAKAIDAVAMGIPLLVSNTQPLMQLVEDQVAELVSVKDIPAALERLAGKKERVQQWQDDVRGKFLGRYSYTAAASQLRQLFQQSLSRNTRGGGPWANGFHSVMRHALSAHKVAASEPREHGFDIVLFWKQNDTKLYGRRHDMVIKYLSSRPDVRKVVIFDAPISEFDLIQRQQSRDEASQHRWIYVSTYEKLLGKHDSQKTSYNVFVYPPGKYRRNDSELTKPDLHDGYFPYVSDVLKREGVNAAESIFWIYPKNYSAPALIDYFKPMKVVVDVVDDHRAWPDVSAAEHQRLTDNYRLTLAKADMAFVNCEPMVGAMKPFYPAIRLVPNGCDANPSKMEPRDSAEFEAFKSWSGKTIGFVGNLEKKIDIPLLEKIAKRFTDYQIVLIGSTHSNPDVLRLKQYPNVRLAGVVPYDEVGAWVSRFDVGIIPHLNLEMTQNMNPLKLYVYLSWNVPIISTEIFNVDRGARALRIAGSHDEFLSQISAVMQNGKIAAENMLGYVQQNSWNKRFEKHVDELLGEIFENHVDELLAAH